One window of the Eucalyptus grandis isolate ANBG69807.140 chromosome 6, ASM1654582v1, whole genome shotgun sequence genome contains the following:
- the LOC104450605 gene encoding uncharacterized protein LOC104450605: MDWFSWLSKTGLEPSLVYEYGLAFAHNELEEDDMSHFDHEFLQSIGISIAKHRLEILKLARKENLLKPHPFSSLVGAINTTKKRLASYMRKWTHREKSALTVVPRLSYGTRWRDAMVKRNGKLMMAKKGRLLLTKGSPLAVSTPHLNSFSSPVVYALSQEEKFVDDQYDGYWSADGVQEIKWDTMFQNLKPT; the protein is encoded by the coding sequence ATGGATTGGTTTTCTTGGTTATCGAAAACTGGTCTGGAGCCGTCTCTTGTATATGAATACGGCCTCGCCTTTGCACACAATGAGCTCGAGGAAGACGACATGAGTCACTTCGACCATGAGTTCCTGCAGAGCATAGGCATATCCATAGCCAAGCACCGGCTGGAAATACTCAAACTTGCTAGGAAGGAGAATCTTTTGAAGCCGCATCCATTTTCGAGTCTCGTTGGTGCGATCAACACGACCAAGAAGCGTCTGGCCAGTTACATGAGGAAGTGGACGCATCGTGAGAAATCTGCTCTCACTGTTGTGCCGAGGCTTAGTTATGGCACCAGATGGAGGGATGCAATGGTGAAGAGGAACGGGAAGTTGATGATGGCTAAGAAAGGGAGGTTGTTGCTCACTAAAGGGAGTCCTCTGGCGGTGTCAACGCCTCATCTTAACAGCTTTTCAAGTCCGGTGGTTTATGCGCTTAgtcaagaagaaaagtttgtaGATGATCAGTATGATGGGTACTGGTCTGCTGATGGGGTTCAAGAGATCAAATGGGACACAATGTTCCAAAATCTTAAACCCACATGA
- the LOC104450606 gene encoding protein NUCLEAR FUSION DEFECTIVE 4 isoform X1 yields the protein MPKRVLKAGSRPPWVGLAAAVWVQTAAGNPYNFPLYSPTLKSVMGYTQQQLTILGVANDIGENLGIPPGIACNKFPPWAVLSVGVVSCFLGYGVLWLAVSQTVQNLPYWLLWLALCVATNSSAWYGTAVLVTNMRNFPLSRGTVAGILKGYIGISAAVYTAIYSMVLGESASKLLLFLTLGLPILCLAMMYFIRPCTPASGEDSSVHVHFIFTQAASILLAVYVLTVTVSYDLASISNVVGYILIAIMVILMTSPLAIPVKMTFFPTKKFGPQVPSSDSLAQEEGESTPSDPLLLTPSSSAANLGMESEDASDVEFLLAVGEGAVRKKRRPRRGEDFKFHEAFIKADFWLLWFVYFFGVGSGVTVLNNLAQIGAALGVDDTTVLLCVFSFFNFLGRLGSGVVSEYFVRSKALPRTIWMTFAQIIMIATFLLYASALNGTLYAATALLGMCYGVQFSIMIPTASELFGLKHFGIIFNFMQLGNPIGAFLFSGLLAGDVYDAEAALQGGSTCLGPTCFRLTFLVLAGLCGLGTLLSIVLYVRIRPVYQSLYSEGSFRNPPSSDQ from the exons ATGCCGAAGCGAGTGCTTAAGGCGGGAAGCAGGCCGCCTTGGGTGGGATTGGCGGCCGCGGTCTGGGTCCAGACGGCGGCAGGCAACCCCTACAACTTCCCTCTCTATTCGCCGACTCTGAAGTCGGTGATGGGTTATACGCAGCAGCAGCTCACGATCCTCGGCGTGGCCAATGATATCGGAGAGAACTTGGGCATTCCTCCTGGGATCGCCTGCAACAAGTTCCCACCTTGGGCTGTGCTATCGGTTGGGGTCGTCTCTTGCTTCCTGGGTTATGGCGTTCTTTGGCTAGCTGTCAGTCAAACCGTCCAAAACCTCCCTTACTGGCTG TTATGGCTTGCACTTTGTGTGGCCACTAACAGCAGTGCTTGGTATGGCACAGCAGTGCTTGTGACAAATATGAGGAACTTCCCCCTCAGCAGGGGGACCGTCGCAGGCATTCTCAAGGGTTATATTGGGATCAGCGCTGCAGTTTATACTGCGATATACTCTATGGTGCTTGGCGAGTCTGCATCAAAATTATTGTTGTTCCTTACGCTGGGGCTTCCAATCTTATGTCTTGCTATGATGTACTTCATTCGACCTTGTACTCCGGCATCTGGAGAGGACTCTTCGGTGCATGTTCATTTCATATTCACCCAGGCAGCAAGTATTTTGCTTGCTGTCTATGTTCTAACTGTCACCGTATCATATGACTTGGCTTCAATCAGTAACGTTGTTGGATACATTTTAATTGCCATAATGGTCATCCTCATGACCTCCCCTCTTGCAATTCCTGTCAAGATGACATTTTTTCCTACAAAGAAGTTTGGCCCACAAGTTCCTTCTTCTGATAGTTTAGCACAGGAAGAAGGTGAATCAACCCCATCTGATCCATTGTTGCTGACACCATCTTCATCAGCCGCTAATCTTGGGATGGAGAGTGAGGATGCCTCCGATGTGGAATTCCTTCTCGCAGTGGGTGAAGGGGCTgtaaggaagaaaagaaggccTAGAAGAGGGGAAGatttcaagtttcatgaagCCTTTATCAAGGCTGATTTCTGGCTTCTTTGGTTTGTGTATTTTTTCGGGGTTGGTTCTGGAGTAACAGTTCTTAATAATTTGGCTCAAATTGGAGCTGCATTAGGCGTTGATGATACAACAGTGCTGCTGTGtgtcttcagcttcttcaattttttgggACGTCTGGGATCAGGTGTAGTTTCTGAATACTTCGTCAG GTCTAAAGCCCTTCCTCGGACAATTTGGATGACATTTGCTCAAATAATCATGATTGCGACATTCCTTCTGTATGCGTCAGCCCTCAACGGTACTCTATATGCTGCTACTGCTCTACTCGGGATGTGCTACGGTGTTCAGTTTAGCATCATGATCCCGACTGCATCTGAGCTTTTTGGTTTGAAACATTTTGGCATTATTTTCAACTTCATGCAGCTGGGCAATCCTATTGGTGCATTTCTTTTCTCGGGTCTCCTTGCTGGTGATGTATATGACGCAGAAGCTGCACTACAGGGGGGGTCAACGTGCTTGGGTCCCACTTGCTTCAGGCTCACGTTCTTGGTTTTAGCTGGTTTATGTGGGTTAGGCACTCTCCTGAGCATTGTTTTGTATGTTAGAATTCGACCAGTTTACCAAAGTCTTTACTCTGAGGGTTCTTTCCGTAATCCCCCAAGTTCAGACCAATGA
- the LOC104450606 gene encoding protein NUCLEAR FUSION DEFECTIVE 4 isoform X2, translating to MPKRVLKAGSRPPWVGLAAAVWVQTAAGNPYNFPLYSPTLKSVMGYTQQQLTILGVANDIGENLGIPPGIACNKFPPWAVLSVGVVSCFLGYGVLWLAVSQTVQNLPYWLLWLALCVATNSSAWYGTAVLVTNMRNFPLSRGTVAGILKGYIGISAAVYTAIYSMVLGESASKLLLFLTLGLPILCLAMMYFIRPCTPASGEDSSVHVHFIFTQAASILLAVYVLTVTVSYDLASISNVVGYILIAIMVILMTSPLAIPVKMTFFPTKKFGPQVPSSDSLAQEEGESTPSDPLLLTPSSSAANLGMESEDASDVEFLLAVGEGAVRKKRRPRRGEDFKFHEAFIKADFWLLWFVYFFGVGSGVTVLNNLAQIGAALGVDDTTVLLCVFSFFNFLGRLGSGVVSEYFVRSKALPRTIWMTFAQIIMIATFLLYASALNAGQSYWCISFLGSPCW from the exons ATGCCGAAGCGAGTGCTTAAGGCGGGAAGCAGGCCGCCTTGGGTGGGATTGGCGGCCGCGGTCTGGGTCCAGACGGCGGCAGGCAACCCCTACAACTTCCCTCTCTATTCGCCGACTCTGAAGTCGGTGATGGGTTATACGCAGCAGCAGCTCACGATCCTCGGCGTGGCCAATGATATCGGAGAGAACTTGGGCATTCCTCCTGGGATCGCCTGCAACAAGTTCCCACCTTGGGCTGTGCTATCGGTTGGGGTCGTCTCTTGCTTCCTGGGTTATGGCGTTCTTTGGCTAGCTGTCAGTCAAACCGTCCAAAACCTCCCTTACTGGCTG TTATGGCTTGCACTTTGTGTGGCCACTAACAGCAGTGCTTGGTATGGCACAGCAGTGCTTGTGACAAATATGAGGAACTTCCCCCTCAGCAGGGGGACCGTCGCAGGCATTCTCAAGGGTTATATTGGGATCAGCGCTGCAGTTTATACTGCGATATACTCTATGGTGCTTGGCGAGTCTGCATCAAAATTATTGTTGTTCCTTACGCTGGGGCTTCCAATCTTATGTCTTGCTATGATGTACTTCATTCGACCTTGTACTCCGGCATCTGGAGAGGACTCTTCGGTGCATGTTCATTTCATATTCACCCAGGCAGCAAGTATTTTGCTTGCTGTCTATGTTCTAACTGTCACCGTATCATATGACTTGGCTTCAATCAGTAACGTTGTTGGATACATTTTAATTGCCATAATGGTCATCCTCATGACCTCCCCTCTTGCAATTCCTGTCAAGATGACATTTTTTCCTACAAAGAAGTTTGGCCCACAAGTTCCTTCTTCTGATAGTTTAGCACAGGAAGAAGGTGAATCAACCCCATCTGATCCATTGTTGCTGACACCATCTTCATCAGCCGCTAATCTTGGGATGGAGAGTGAGGATGCCTCCGATGTGGAATTCCTTCTCGCAGTGGGTGAAGGGGCTgtaaggaagaaaagaaggccTAGAAGAGGGGAAGatttcaagtttcatgaagCCTTTATCAAGGCTGATTTCTGGCTTCTTTGGTTTGTGTATTTTTTCGGGGTTGGTTCTGGAGTAACAGTTCTTAATAATTTGGCTCAAATTGGAGCTGCATTAGGCGTTGATGATACAACAGTGCTGCTGTGtgtcttcagcttcttcaattttttgggACGTCTGGGATCAGGTGTAGTTTCTGAATACTTCGTCAG GTCTAAAGCCCTTCCTCGGACAATTTGGATGACATTTGCTCAAATAATCATGATTGCGACATTCCTTCTGTATGCGTCAGCCCTCAACG CTGGGCAATCCTATTGGTGCATTTCTTTTCTCGGGTCTCCTTGCTGGTGA
- the LOC104450604 gene encoding amino acid transporter AVT6E, with amino-acid sequence MGSPYKAVSKSAYVELQSHNDGAAPKSDPKFLPLDMDGYSGSKNVNGVDGVYDYDDADVDVDDYPLIGNGPKTGSGVSGAVFNLTTTIIGAGIMALPATMKVLGLVLGFVLIILMGILSEISVELLVRFSVFCKASSYGEVVERALGKPARIMSEICIIVNNAGVMVVYLIIMGDVLSGSVRHVGVFDQWLGNGFWDHRKLVIFIILVLFLAPLCVLDKIDSLSTTSAASVALAVVFVIVCFTVAMIKLVEGKIEAPRMSPDFGSKKAILDLLVVIPIMSNAYVCHFNVQPIYNELENRSPDKMYRVGRITTVICVMVYASTAVSGYLLFGKDTEADVLTNFDKDLGIRFSSALNYIVRAGYILHLVLVFPVIHFSLRQTVDALLFEKSAPLSESRKRCLALTAVLLVLIYIGSTMIPNIWTAFKFTGATTAVSLGFIFPPLIALRLCKKGVALSPVEKSLSWVMLVLAVMVSIVGVIGNVYGLESKSE; translated from the coding sequence ATGGGTAGTCCTTACAAAGCTGTTTCGAAGAGCGCGTACGTGGAATTGCAATCCCACAATGATGGGGCGGCCCCCAAATCCGACCCCAAGTTCCTCCCCCTCGATATGGACGGCTACTCAGGTTCCAAGAACGTGAATGGCGTCGACGGTGTTTACGATTATGATGATGCCGATGTGGATGTTGATGATTACCCGCTCATCGGAAATGGGCCCAAGACCGGATCCGGTGTGTCGGGTGCGGTGTTTAACCTCACCACGACGATAATTGGCGCCGGGATTATGGCCCTTCCGGCGACCATGAAGGTTCTTGGATTGGTTCTAGGGTTTGTTTTGATCATACTGATGGGTATACTGTCAGAAATTAGCGTGGAGTTGTTGGTGAGGTTTTCGGTTTTCTGCAAGGCCTCTTCATATGGAGAGGTTGTTGAACGTGCATTGGGGAAACCGGCTAGGATTATGTCAGAAATTTGTATCATAGTGAATAATGCCGGTGTTATGGTGGTTTACTTAATTATCATGGGTGATGTTCTGTCTGGCTCGGTTCGTCATGTAGGGGTTTTTGATCAGTGGCTGGGAAATGGGTTTTGGGATCATAGGAAATTGGTGATTTTTATAATCCTAGTTTTGTTTCTTGCTCCTCTTTGTGTTTTGGATAAGATTGATTCGTTGAGCACGACGTCTGCAGCTTCAGTGGCACTGGCAGTGGTGTTCGTGATTGTTTGTTTTACTGTCGCAATGATTAAGCTTGTTGAAGGGAAGATCGAGGCCCCGAGGATGAGCCCTGATTTTGGCTCTAAGAAGGCAATATTGGATTTGCTTGTGGTGATACCAATCATGTCTAATGCTTATGTATGCCATTTCAATGTTCAACCTATATATAATGAGCTTGAAAACCGGTCTCCGGACAAGATGTATCGGGTAGGGAGGATTACCACAGTTATCTGTGTCATGGTCTATGCTTCGACTGCTGTATCCGGGTATCTGCTCTTTGGAAAAGACACTGAAGCTGATGTGCTGACCAATTTCGATAAGGACCTAGGGATCCGGTTCAGCTCCGCTCTGAATTATATTGTTCGGGCTGGTTACATTCTCCATCTGGTCCTTGTTTTCCCGGTGATCCATTTCTCGCTACGCCAAACGGTAGATGCATTGCTTTTTGAGAAATCAGCTCCACTTTCAGAGAGTAGGAAGAGGTGTTTGGCATTAACTGCTGTACTCCTCGTGCTTATATACATAGGTTCAACAATGATTCCTAACATCTGGACCGCATTCAAGTTCACAGGGGCGACTACAGCTGTGTCATTAGGATTTATATTCCCACCATTGATTGCATTAAGATTGTGTAAGAAAGGTGTGGCTTTAAGTCCAGTGGAGAAATCGCTATCGTGGGTCATGTTAGTACTTGCAGTAATGGTCAGCATTGTCGGAGTTATCGGGAATGTGTATGGCCTTGAGAGCAAATCGGAATGA
- the LOC104430898 gene encoding putative UPF0481 protein At3g02645, which translates to MASSVQTQTSTPKVREIFDEIRWVIQIRRMLEEELEDETEVPVSIFSVPAVLMSSDPDLYTPQQVAIGPYHHWRPEMYEMQRYKLAAVKRYQKQLERIKFQSLVEQLVKLEPRVRACYHKYLDFNGETLAWMMAIDALFLLEFLQIYAIKEGKMLSRVSSRMSHLVDIAGRKSAHNAILRDIVMLENQIPLFILRKMLEFQCASLDEADDMLLTMLMGFYKEISPFKLMEALPNIQVSVCAHLLDFLYNIIVPKVEGQPEIIEEEGNGEDKKDKGLSPLASSSSGTSYVKQFCDAIWNLLSKLNNGPIKMLKRLLFSNPVKVLLKLPWTILSKLPFFSVLAQPLEALFSSQEKEDGKPENESSNPYKPPSVEEIAIPSVSDLSNVGVRFVATNGNLSSIGFDTKMATLYLPAISLDVNSEVFMRNLVAYEASNASGPLVFTRYTELMNGIIDSDEDVKLLREKGVILNRLKSDEEVAKLWNSMSKSIRLTKVPFLDKAIEDVNKYYNGRWKVKLGKFMKLYVYGSWQFLALLAAIALLLLMTLQAFCSVYSCSRIFHIKTTGI; encoded by the coding sequence ATGGCTTCCTCTGTCCAAACCCAAACGTCGACCCCGAAAGTGCGTGAGATCTTCGATGAGATCCGGTGGGTGATCCAAATCCGCCGGATGCTTGAGGAAGAGCTCGAAGACGAAACTGAGGTGCCAGTCTCCATTTTCAGCGTCCCAGCTGTACTAATGTCCAGCGACCCAGATTTGTACACCCCGCAACAAGTGGCCATTGGTCCATACCACCATTGGCGCCCAGAGATGTACGAGATGCAGAGGTACAAGCTTGCGGCAGTGAAAAGATATCAGAAGCAACTCGAGAGGATCAAGTTCCAGAGTTTGGTGGAACAACTGGTCAAGCTCGAGCCGAGGGTCCGAGCCTGCTACCACAAGTACCTGGACTTCAACGGTGAGACGCTGGCGTGGATGATGGCCATTGACGCGCTGTTCTTGCTTGAGTTCCTCCAAATCTACGCAATCAAAGAAGGTAAGATGCTCTCGAGGGTCTCATCGAGGATGTCGCATTTGGTCGATATTGCAGGGAGGAAGTCCGCACACAATGCCATCCTTAGGGACATAGTCATGCTAGAGAATCAAATCCCACTTTTCATATTGAGGAAGATGTTAGAATTCCAATGTGCGTCCCTCGATGAAGCCGATGACATGTTGCTCACGATGCTAATGGGATTTTACAAGGAAATCTCACCTTTCAAACTGATGGAGGCATTGCCCAATATACAAGTCTCAGTCTGTGCCCACTTGCTAGACTTCTTGTATAACATCATAGTACCCAAAGTGGAGGGACAACCTGAGATCATCGAGGAGGAAGGTAACGGCGAGGACAAGAAAGACAAGGGACTATCCCCTTTGGCCTCGTCTAGCAGTGGCACGAGTTACGTCAAGCAATTTTGCGATGCAATTTGGAATTTGCTCTCCAAGTTGAACAATGGCCCAATTAAAATGCTCAAGAGGCTGCTTTTTTCAAACCCAGTGAAGGTACTGTTGAAATTGCCATGGACTATTCTCTCTAAACTCCCATTTTTCTCGGTCTTGGCACAGCCTCTTGAGGCCTTATTCTCAtctcaagaaaaagaagatggcaAGCCAGAAAATGAAAGTAGCAACCCTTATAAGCCACCTTCAGTTGAGGAGATCGCAATCCCCTCGGTCTCTGACCTATCCAATGTAGGAGTCCGTTTCGTAGCCACCAATGGTAACCTCTCTAGCATCGGTTTCGACACCAAGATGGCAACACTTTACTTGCCTGCCATAAGTCTGGACGTGAACTCCGAGGTGTTCATGAGAAACCTAGTCGCTTACGAGGCATCAAACGCATCAGGCCCGTTGGTTTTCACACGCTACACTGAACTCATGAACGGCATTATAGACTCGGACGAGGACGTGAAGCTgttgagagagaaaggggtCATTTTGAACCGACTGAAGAGCGACGAGGAGGTCGCAAAGCTGTGGAACAGCATGAGCAAATCAATCCGGTTGACAAAAGTGCCCTTCTTGGACAAGGCGATCGAGGACGTGAACAAGTACTACAACGGGAGGTGGAAGGTCAAGCTCGGCAAGTTCATGAAGCTGTACGTATATGGCTCATGGCAATTCCTGGCATTGCTGGCTGCGATTGCACTCTTGCTGCTCATGACATTGCAAGCCTTTTGCTCGGTCTATAGCTGTTCTCGCATATTTCATATCAAAACCACAGGCATATGA